One part of the Candidatus Krumholzibacteriia bacterium genome encodes these proteins:
- a CDS encoding aminotransferase class V-fold PLP-dependent enzyme, with translation LDQEINGAPLAYLDNAASTQKPKAVIDAICNYYNKDHSNVHRGVHTLSVRATELYEQSRSKIAQFINANSSNEIVFTRGTTESINILASSLSKSIGEGDEILISTMEHHSNIVPWQELSLKTGANLKVIPINELGEIKLDHLEGMLNDQTKLISITHTSNTLGTINPI, from the coding sequence CTTGATCAAGAAATTAATGGTGCTCCGTTAGCCTATTTAGACAATGCAGCATCTACACAAAAACCAAAAGCTGTCATTGATGCCATCTGTAATTATTACAATAAAGACCATTCAAATGTCCACAGAGGTGTTCACACTCTGAGTGTCAGAGCAACAGAATTATACGAACAATCACGATCGAAGATTGCTCAATTTATCAACGCAAACTCTTCCAATGAAATTGTTTTCACAAGAGGCACAACGGAATCAATTAATATCCTGGCAAGCTCACTATCAAAATCTATTGGCGAAGGAGATGAAATATTAATCTCAACCATGGAACACCATTCCAATATTGTTCCCTGGCAAGAACTCAGCCTAAAAACCGGTGCCAATTTGAAAGTAATTCCAATCAATGAACTTGGTGAAATTAAACTGGATCATTTGGAGGGCATGTTAAATGATCAAACAAAGTTAATCTCGATAACCCACACTTCAAATACATTAGGCACAATTAATCCAATTA